A single window of Acidimicrobiales bacterium DNA harbors:
- the rsmI gene encoding 16S rRNA (cytidine(1402)-2'-O)-methyltransferase produces the protein MSGVLVVVGTPIGNLEDLSPRGAAALAAADVIACEDTRRTGRLVTALGLGGARYLVVNEHTEADAADDVVAEIRAGHRVALVTDAGMPGVSDPGERVVAAVAAAGLPMEVVPGPSAVATAVAVSGFGGGRFVFEGFLPRRGRARSERLAEIAVERRVVVVYESPHRLGATLADMAEACGGRRRVLVARELTKLHEELWRGTLDEAREHWTAARGEVVIVVEGAAPPAEPDDAEIAAAVSAEIAAGASKRDAARAVAERLGVARRRAYDAALGG, from the coding sequence GTGAGCGGGGTACTCGTCGTCGTCGGCACACCGATCGGAAATCTGGAGGATCTCTCGCCGAGGGGTGCGGCCGCGCTCGCCGCTGCCGACGTCATCGCCTGCGAGGACACGCGGCGTACCGGCCGACTGGTGACGGCGCTGGGGCTCGGTGGAGCGCGCTACCTGGTCGTCAACGAACACACCGAGGCGGACGCGGCTGACGATGTGGTGGCCGAGATCCGCGCCGGCCACAGGGTGGCGCTGGTCACGGACGCGGGAATGCCGGGCGTGTCGGACCCCGGTGAGCGCGTCGTGGCCGCCGTGGCGGCCGCCGGGCTGCCGATGGAGGTCGTTCCGGGCCCTTCGGCTGTCGCGACCGCGGTGGCGGTGAGCGGATTCGGCGGTGGGCGGTTCGTGTTCGAGGGCTTCCTTCCCCGGCGTGGCCGTGCTCGCAGCGAACGTCTCGCCGAGATCGCCGTCGAACGGAGGGTCGTGGTCGTCTACGAGTCCCCGCACCGGCTGGGGGCGACCCTGGCCGACATGGCCGAGGCGTGTGGTGGACGGCGCCGTGTCCTCGTGGCGCGCGAGCTCACGAAGCTGCACGAGGAACTGTGGCGCGGAACCCTCGACGAGGCGCGCGAACACTGGACCGCGGCCCGTGGTGAGGTGGTGATCGTCGTGGAGGGTGCGGCGCCGCCCGCCGAGCCCGACGACGCCGAGATCGCAGCTGCGGTGAGCGCGGAGATCGCCGCGGGGGCCTCGAAGCGGGACGCGGCGCGCGCGGTGGCCGAGCGTCTCGGGGTGGCCCGCCGCCGCGCCTACGACGCGGCACTGGGCGGCTGA
- a CDS encoding DUF192 domain-containing protein: MAWLVRGDRVLASCEIAERFGARTKGLLGRDGCEGAILLTPARGVHTFGMRFAVDVAFCDADMVVIDTVSMHRNRMGRPRLHARHVIEAEAGSFARWGLEVGDELEIRR; encoded by the coding sequence ATGGCGTGGTTGGTGCGCGGCGACAGGGTGCTCGCGAGCTGCGAGATCGCAGAGCGCTTCGGCGCGCGCACGAAAGGGCTGCTCGGTCGCGACGGCTGCGAGGGGGCGATCCTGTTGACCCCTGCGAGAGGTGTGCACACGTTCGGCATGCGCTTCGCCGTCGACGTCGCGTTCTGTGATGCGGACATGGTCGTCATCGACACGGTCTCGATGCACCGCAACCGCATGGGTCGGCCCAGGCTGCACGCGCGTCACGTGATCGAAGCCGAGGCGGGCTCCTTCGCCCGCTGGGGGCTCGAGGTCGGCGACGAGCTCGAGATCAGACGGTGA
- the ychF gene encoding redox-regulated ATPase YchF: protein MERFGFVGLPNAGKSSLYNALAGGGALAAPYAFATTDPNVGVAKVPDGRLDQLAEMSGSRNVVPASVQFTDIGGLVEGASKGEGLGNKFLAGIREVDAIVFVLRAFDDADVPGPSDPLEHLRVLEVELSLADLDSVERQIDKTRRAAKGDKTLAPVVAALEAAEAALGEGTPLYRSDLSVEVKERLGPFFLLTNKPVLAVVNVGDGDLDRIDEIIEPVQAELAGAEVVGMCVQLEAEAAQLSADERAEMLEGLGLGEGALDRFIHAAYHRLGLRTFFTTGEKESRAWTFRAGSTAPECAGVIHTDFQRGFIRAETIRWDELLAAGSWHAARDVGKVRSEGKDYVAADGDVMEFRFNV from the coding sequence GTGGAGCGCTTCGGATTCGTCGGTCTTCCCAATGCCGGGAAGTCGTCCCTGTACAACGCCCTGGCGGGAGGCGGCGCCCTCGCGGCGCCCTACGCCTTCGCGACCACCGACCCCAACGTCGGGGTGGCCAAGGTGCCCGACGGTCGCCTGGATCAACTGGCCGAGATGAGCGGGTCGCGCAACGTCGTGCCGGCGAGCGTGCAGTTCACCGACATCGGGGGTCTCGTCGAGGGTGCGAGCAAGGGCGAGGGTCTCGGCAACAAGTTCCTCGCCGGCATCCGTGAGGTCGACGCGATCGTCTTCGTGCTGCGGGCCTTCGACGACGCGGACGTCCCCGGTCCCTCCGATCCCCTGGAGCACCTGCGCGTGCTCGAGGTGGAGCTGAGCCTCGCCGACCTGGACTCCGTCGAGCGACAGATCGACAAGACACGCCGCGCGGCCAAGGGTGACAAGACCCTGGCCCCGGTCGTCGCCGCACTCGAGGCAGCGGAGGCGGCCCTGGGTGAGGGCACGCCGCTGTACCGCAGTGACCTGTCCGTCGAAGTGAAGGAACGCCTCGGCCCGTTCTTCCTGTTGACGAACAAGCCCGTGCTGGCCGTCGTCAACGTGGGCGACGGTGATCTGGACCGCATCGACGAGATCATCGAGCCGGTGCAGGCCGAGCTCGCCGGCGCCGAGGTCGTCGGCATGTGTGTCCAGCTCGAGGCCGAGGCGGCTCAGCTGTCCGCCGACGAACGCGCCGAGATGCTGGAGGGACTGGGGCTCGGCGAAGGCGCCCTGGACCGCTTCATCCACGCCGCCTACCACCGCCTGGGGCTGCGCACCTTCTTCACGACCGGTGAGAAGGAGTCCAGGGCCTGGACCTTCCGGGCCGGTTCGACGGCGCCCGAGTGCGCCGGCGTGATCCACACCGATTTCCAGCGCGGCTTCATCCGCGCCGAGACCATCCGCTGGGACGAACTGCTCGCAGCCGGGTCGTGGCACGCGGCGCGTGACGTGGGCAAGGTCCGTTCCGAGGGCAAGGACTACGTGGCTGCGGACGGCGACGTCATGGAGTTCCGCTTCAACGTCTGA
- a CDS encoding PHP domain-containing protein: MSPDVSAVPGPVAAALGALGRCVYLLDRSLAPSAKVRAFQRAAQIVTDLGDAALTARVTAATLTDVDGIGPSTGSVIADAVLGRPGTYLADLEERSTVTAEVGGELLARLRGDCHTHSVWSDGGAPIDAMADAATSLGRDYIVVTDHSARLTIAHGLDEERLAAQLDEIESLNSRLAPFRILTGMEVDILADGTLDLSGEMLARLDLVVASVHSKLSMPPAEMTRRLVSAVASPHTDVLGHPTNRKVVGRGRPPSDFDADVVFAACARFDTAVEINCRPERLDPPDDMIRTAAQWGCRFAIDTDAHAPGQLEWLAYGADKATRAGVEPAAVVNTMDADELLAWTASHG, translated from the coding sequence GTGTCCCCCGACGTGAGCGCAGTGCCCGGACCCGTGGCGGCGGCGCTGGGCGCGCTCGGGCGCTGCGTGTACCTGCTCGACCGCTCCCTGGCACCGTCGGCGAAGGTGCGGGCCTTCCAGCGCGCCGCTCAGATCGTCACCGACCTCGGCGACGCCGCGCTGACGGCGAGGGTGACGGCCGCCACGCTCACGGACGTCGACGGGATCGGTCCGAGCACCGGTTCGGTCATCGCCGACGCCGTGCTCGGTCGACCCGGCACGTACCTCGCGGACCTCGAGGAGCGCTCGACGGTGACCGCCGAGGTGGGCGGGGAACTACTCGCCCGGCTCCGCGGGGACTGCCACACGCACTCGGTGTGGTCCGACGGCGGCGCGCCGATCGACGCGATGGCCGACGCGGCAACCTCCCTCGGCCGCGACTACATCGTCGTCACCGACCACTCGGCGCGCCTGACGATCGCCCACGGCCTCGACGAGGAACGTCTCGCGGCGCAACTCGACGAGATCGAGTCGCTCAACTCCCGGCTGGCACCGTTCCGCATCCTCACGGGAATGGAGGTCGACATCCTCGCCGATGGCACGCTGGACCTCTCGGGGGAGATGTTGGCGCGCCTGGACCTGGTCGTCGCCAGCGTCCACTCGAAGCTCTCGATGCCGCCCGCCGAGATGACCCGACGCCTCGTCTCGGCCGTGGCGAGTCCCCACACCGACGTGCTGGGACATCCGACGAACCGCAAGGTGGTCGGGCGCGGCCGCCCGCCGAGTGACTTCGACGCCGACGTCGTCTTCGCCGCGTGCGCCCGCTTCGACACCGCGGTCGAGATCAACTGCCGCCCCGAGCGACTGGACCCTCCCGACGACATGATCCGGACGGCAGCGCAGTGGGGGTGCCGCTTCGCAATCGACACCGACGCCCACGCCCCCGGTCAGCTCGAATGGCTCGCGTACGGCGCCGACAAGGCCACCCGGGCCGGGGTCGAACCTGCAGCCGTCGTGAACACGATGGACGCCGATGAACTCCTCGCCTGGACGGCATCGCACGGCTGA
- a CDS encoding metallophosphoesterase gives MLVAQISDLHVSTDGSLVRRFMDTNVCLEAAVGALNRFAPRIDHVVISGDLVEDATAQEYEILFDLLDPLEIDATLMPGNHDDARLLASLAPPRYRLAGTQAPLHQQVDLGELVVLAIDTSHVSTQAAVFDESHVAWLDERLTDLAGRPVIVFTHHPPFATGIEFMDRFGMTHESRRLLRMVLEAHPNVLRLASGHIHRSIHTSLGGVPVSVCPSTAHHIGLGLDGLGAWLSAEQPGFHLHWYDGEALTTHLAPIDDVKTFDLGDI, from the coding sequence ATGCTCGTCGCGCAGATCAGTGATCTCCACGTATCGACCGACGGGTCCCTGGTGCGGCGGTTCATGGACACCAACGTGTGTCTCGAGGCGGCCGTCGGCGCGCTGAACCGTTTCGCCCCCCGGATCGACCACGTGGTGATCTCAGGGGATCTGGTGGAGGACGCGACGGCACAGGAGTACGAGATCCTCTTCGATCTGCTCGATCCCCTCGAGATCGATGCGACCCTCATGCCGGGGAACCACGACGACGCCCGACTCCTCGCAAGCCTCGCCCCGCCCCGCTACCGACTGGCCGGGACGCAGGCCCCGCTGCACCAGCAGGTGGACCTCGGCGAACTGGTCGTCCTCGCAATCGACACGAGTCACGTGAGCACCCAGGCCGCCGTGTTCGACGAGTCCCACGTGGCATGGCTCGACGAACGACTGACGGATCTGGCCGGCCGACCGGTGATCGTGTTCACCCACCATCCGCCCTTCGCCACGGGCATCGAGTTCATGGACCGCTTCGGCATGACCCACGAGTCGCGCCGCCTGCTGCGGATGGTCCTCGAGGCCCATCCCAACGTGCTACGGCTGGCGTCTGGTCACATCCACCGGTCCATCCACACATCGCTCGGCGGGGTGCCGGTCAGCGTGTGCCCCTCCACCGCGCACCACATCGGCCTCGGGCTGGACGGGCTGGGCGCCTGGCTGAGCGCGGAACAGCCCGGGTTCCACCTCCACTGGTACGACGGGGAGGCGCTCACCACGCACCTCGCACCCATCGACGACGTCAAGACCTTCGACCTCGGCGACATCTGA
- a CDS encoding enoyl-CoA hydratase-related protein, whose protein sequence is MSYETFEIRGHGADGKVAHLVLNRPDELNSMTPAMWRELPAVVERISASGRARALVISAEGRHFCSGMDLAVFTGSSDEPSPFEPATAASGAARGLAFAHLVRELQHAISTVEHARMPVLAAIQGGCVGGALDLAAACDMRYCTTDAFFTVQETNIGLVADLGSLQRLPGLIGDGMTRELAYTGRRLSADEALRLGLVNAVFEDHRRLVEGVLAIAAEIATKSPAVVHGSKVAVRYARDHGVVEALDHVALWQAGMLSPEEMAEAMTAHAEGRDGDFADLPPERPVF, encoded by the coding sequence ATGAGCTACGAGACCTTCGAGATCAGGGGCCACGGCGCGGACGGGAAGGTCGCGCACCTCGTGCTGAACCGTCCCGACGAGCTCAACTCGATGACGCCTGCGATGTGGCGTGAGCTCCCCGCCGTCGTGGAGCGCATCTCCGCGTCGGGGCGGGCACGGGCGCTGGTCATCTCGGCCGAGGGGCGCCACTTCTGTTCGGGGATGGACCTGGCGGTCTTCACAGGTTCCTCCGACGAGCCGTCTCCGTTCGAACCGGCCACTGCCGCGAGTGGCGCGGCGCGGGGACTCGCGTTCGCGCACCTGGTTCGTGAACTCCAACATGCGATCTCGACGGTCGAGCACGCGCGGATGCCGGTCCTGGCCGCCATCCAGGGGGGGTGTGTCGGCGGAGCGTTGGATCTCGCGGCCGCCTGCGACATGCGCTACTGCACGACCGACGCGTTCTTCACCGTCCAGGAGACGAACATCGGCCTGGTCGCCGACCTCGGTTCGCTGCAGCGACTGCCCGGCCTGATCGGTGACGGCATGACGCGTGAGCTCGCCTACACGGGACGACGCCTCAGCGCCGACGAGGCACTGCGGCTCGGACTCGTCAACGCCGTGTTCGAGGACCACCGCCGACTCGTCGAGGGTGTGCTCGCCATCGCCGCCGAGATAGCGACGAAGTCCCCGGCGGTCGTGCACGGGTCGAAGGTCGCGGTTCGCTACGCGCGGGACCACGGGGTGGTCGAGGCCCTCGACCATGTGGCGCTGTGGCAGGCGGGGATGCTCTCGCCCGAGGAGATGGCCGAGGCGATGACCGCCCATGCCGAAGGACGCGACGGCGACTTCGCCGACCTCCCACCCGAACGCCCCGTCTTCTGA
- a CDS encoding ferritin-like domain-containing protein, whose protein sequence is MRRSDAEILGRACVDDVDAIVAACETAAGDGAGLHAVADPAPATFTWDYDKGARPRLDRLYEKAKVSQWNASTDLDWSIEVDPTTILGQMEEELPPTRDDIAGDRSSPLHNWGDAEWERFGVESVVWRMSQFLHGEQGALLCTAKIVETVPWIDAKFYAATQVVDEARHVEVFGRYLETKLGDRYPISPHLGSLLDEILSDSRWDMTYLGMQIMVEGLALAAFGFMREVTAEPLLRELLRLVMRDEARHVAFGVLSLSEVYEQLSAAEIRERQEFAFEAAVRMRDRFLQQEVYERMGVPVRPMVERMLALPPERQAFQRMLFSKIVPNCSKLGLLDAGDGWLRTKFGEIGVLEFEDWPDTEAELDAFSVGPRPPMSPR, encoded by the coding sequence ATGCGACGTAGCGACGCCGAGATCCTCGGCCGTGCCTGCGTCGACGACGTCGACGCGATCGTCGCCGCATGCGAGACCGCCGCCGGCGACGGGGCCGGTCTGCACGCTGTTGCGGATCCGGCGCCCGCGACATTCACCTGGGACTACGACAAGGGTGCGAGGCCCCGGCTCGACCGGCTCTACGAGAAGGCGAAGGTCTCGCAGTGGAACGCGTCGACCGATCTCGACTGGTCCATCGAGGTCGACCCGACCACCATCCTCGGTCAGATGGAAGAGGAGCTGCCTCCCACGCGCGACGACATCGCAGGTGACCGGTCCTCGCCGTTGCACAACTGGGGAGACGCCGAGTGGGAGCGCTTCGGTGTCGAGTCCGTCGTGTGGCGGATGAGCCAGTTCCTCCACGGCGAGCAGGGCGCGTTGTTGTGTACAGCCAAGATCGTCGAGACCGTGCCGTGGATCGACGCGAAGTTCTATGCCGCCACCCAGGTCGTGGACGAGGCCCGCCACGTCGAGGTCTTCGGCCGGTATCTCGAAACCAAGCTCGGTGACCGTTACCCGATTTCGCCGCACCTCGGATCGCTCCTCGACGAGATTCTCTCCGACAGCCGTTGGGACATGACCTACCTCGGCATGCAGATCATGGTCGAGGGACTTGCCCTGGCCGCCTTCGGCTTCATGCGGGAGGTCACCGCCGAGCCGCTGCTGCGTGAGCTGCTCCGACTGGTCATGCGCGACGAGGCCCGCCACGTCGCCTTCGGTGTCCTGTCGCTGTCGGAGGTCTACGAGCAGCTGAGCGCCGCCGAGATCCGCGAGCGCCAGGAGTTCGCCTTCGAGGCGGCCGTACGGATGAGGGACCGCTTCCTCCAACAGGAGGTCTACGAACGCATGGGGGTCCCCGTGCGTCCGATGGTGGAGCGGATGCTCGCCCTGCCGCCGGAGCGCCAGGCGTTCCAGCGGATGCTGTTCTCGAAGATCGTCCCCAACTGCTCCAAGCTCGGCCTCCTCGACGCCGGCGACGGCTGGCTACGTACGAAGTTCGGTGAGATCGGCGTGCTCGAGTTCGAGGACTGGCCCGACACCGAGGCGGAACTCGATGCGTTCAGTGTCGGCCCCCGACCGCCGATGAGTCCTCGATGA
- a CDS encoding helix-turn-helix domain-containing protein, translating into MIDQTATSPDGPGDDLGVSLVAAAAQLFAERGYERAGVADIAARAGVTTGAIYSRFDGKAALLAAAVDANLTRDLAELVRLDLEPTEILTRLGEGLVSGDVGANSLLLEAFALARREPAFADLLRQHVDEAGRRLGDLVERAKLAGTVDVTVDTAAVVAFSLSLAFGSALIASVGVATPSHDGWDQLIGRLVAATAAAGGDDAT; encoded by the coding sequence ATGATCGACCAGACGGCCACGTCGCCGGACGGGCCCGGCGACGACCTCGGTGTCTCCCTGGTTGCAGCGGCCGCGCAGCTTTTCGCGGAACGCGGCTACGAGCGGGCCGGCGTGGCCGACATCGCCGCCCGCGCGGGCGTCACCACGGGCGCCATCTACTCGCGATTCGACGGGAAGGCGGCGCTGCTCGCGGCAGCGGTGGACGCCAACCTCACCCGAGACCTCGCTGAACTGGTACGCCTCGACCTCGAGCCCACCGAGATCCTCACCCGTCTCGGCGAGGGACTCGTCAGCGGCGACGTGGGGGCCAACTCCCTCCTGCTGGAGGCCTTCGCCCTGGCCCGGCGTGAACCTGCGTTCGCCGACCTCCTGCGCCAACACGTCGATGAGGCGGGCCGACGCCTGGGCGACCTCGTCGAGCGGGCGAAGCTCGCCGGCACGGTCGACGTCACGGTCGACACGGCGGCGGTCGTGGCGTTCTCGCTGTCACTCGCCTTCGGGTCGGCACTCATCGCCAGTGTCGGCGTCGCCACCCCCTCCCACGACGGGTGGGACCAGCTGATCGGCCGGCTCGTCGCGGCCACCGCTGCGGCCGGGGGTGACGATGCGACGTAG
- a CDS encoding BMP family ABC transporter substrate-binding protein, whose translation MRKRLMMLLGLLLAFSLIAAACGDDDDDTSAGGDDGTTEPSDDGTEEPSDDGTEEPSDDGTAEPTDDGTEEPSDDGTEEPSDDGDEPMMDGSDTTIGLVFDTTGRGDQSFNDSAASGVDRAVEDFGISFNEATPNPDGSNRPELLQLAAENSNLVFGVGFLFAESIGTVAENNPDTNFAGIDVFVPDAPDNLAQISFAEEQGSFLVGVAAALKSETGNVGFIGGVNIGLIQKFQAGFEAGVAAVDPSITVQVQYISEPPDDSGFGDPASARVIATSMYESGADVIYHAAGGSGGGLFEAAREYSEAEGSKVWAIGVDSDQYLTADPEVQEYILTSMLKRVDNAVYATIEAQVAGEFVGGFTAFDLESGGIDVSTSGGFIDDILPQIEDYKAQIIAGDIVVPAEL comes from the coding sequence ATGCGCAAGCGATTGATGATGTTGCTCGGGCTGTTGTTGGCGTTCAGTCTCATCGCCGCGGCCTGCGGCGACGACGACGACGACACCTCGGCCGGCGGTGACGACGGCACCACGGAACCATCCGACGACGGCACCGAAGAGCCCTCCGACGACGGCACCGAAGAACCCTCCGACGACGGCACCGCTGAACCCACCGACGACGGCACCGAAGAGCCCTCCGACGACGGCACCGAAGAGCCCTCCGACGACGGCGACGAGCCGATGATGGACGGCAGCGACACCACGATCGGTCTCGTCTTCGACACCACCGGCCGTGGCGACCAGTCGTTCAACGACTCGGCCGCCTCCGGCGTGGACCGCGCCGTCGAGGACTTCGGCATCTCGTTCAACGAGGCCACCCCGAACCCTGACGGCTCGAACCGCCCTGAGCTGCTTCAGCTCGCCGCGGAGAACTCCAACCTCGTCTTCGGCGTGGGCTTCCTGTTCGCCGAGTCCATCGGCACCGTGGCGGAGAACAACCCCGACACGAACTTCGCCGGTATCGACGTGTTCGTGCCCGATGCCCCGGACAACCTGGCCCAGATCTCCTTCGCCGAGGAGCAGGGCTCGTTCCTGGTCGGCGTGGCCGCCGCGCTCAAGTCCGAGACCGGCAACGTCGGGTTCATCGGTGGCGTCAACATCGGCCTGATCCAGAAGTTCCAGGCCGGCTTCGAGGCCGGCGTGGCCGCGGTCGACCCGTCCATCACGGTGCAGGTCCAGTACATCTCCGAGCCGCCGGACGACTCCGGCTTCGGCGATCCCGCTTCGGCCCGCGTCATCGCCACGTCCATGTACGAGAGCGGCGCTGACGTCATCTACCACGCCGCCGGTGGTTCCGGTGGTGGCCTCTTCGAGGCCGCCCGTGAGTACTCCGAGGCCGAGGGTTCGAAGGTCTGGGCGATCGGTGTGGACTCCGATCAGTACCTGACGGCTGACCCCGAGGTCCAGGAGTACATCCTGACGTCGATGCTCAAGCGGGTCGACAACGCCGTCTACGCGACGATCGAGGCGCAGGTGGCCGGCGAGTTCGTCGGAGGCTTCACCGCATTCGACCTCGAGAGCGGTGGTATCGATGTCAGCACCTCCGGTGGCTTCATCGACGACATCCTCCCGCAGATCGAGGACTACAAGGCCCAGATCATCGCGGGCGACATCGTGGTCCCAGCCGAACTCTGA
- a CDS encoding ABC transporter ATP-binding protein, which produces MTDKIVLENITKRFPGVIANDHVNLRVAPGEIHAICGENGAGKSTLMKILYGMQPPDEGRMLIDGAEVHFKNPKDAIAAGIGMVHQHFMLADQLTVLENVILGAEPGRHGTIDFDGARAKLAQLSENYGLDVAPDDLVESLEVGERQRVEIIKVLFRGAKILILDEPTAVLVPQEVEELFRNMRELKADDHTILFIDHKLDEVLEISDSITVIRRGKTVGTVKPGDVTAGDLAEMMVGSELPSPQTRESTVTDQVVLSVHDLTVANEDGRAVVHDVEMTIHAGEIVGIAGVEGNGQGELVDALLGLRPVTSGVIELGGEDMADWNVRRRREAGIGYIPEDRHRRGLLLEAPLWENTMLGYQGAEPYARHGFWLDPKAAHEATDEVIASYDVRTPGADVPAHALSGGNQQKLIIGREMVRKPKLLIAAHPTRGIDVGAQATVWELLRDARAEGLATLLVSADLDELIGLSDRLLVILRGSLVAELDPDTVTPRDLGAHMTGATVEGAA; this is translated from the coding sequence ATGACGGACAAGATCGTTCTCGAGAACATCACCAAGAGGTTCCCCGGCGTCATCGCCAACGATCACGTGAACCTGCGGGTCGCCCCCGGCGAGATCCACGCCATCTGCGGCGAGAACGGCGCCGGCAAGTCGACGCTGATGAAGATCCTCTACGGGATGCAACCGCCCGACGAGGGCAGGATGCTCATCGACGGCGCCGAGGTGCACTTCAAGAACCCCAAGGACGCCATCGCCGCCGGCATCGGCATGGTCCACCAGCACTTCATGCTCGCCGATCAGCTCACCGTGCTCGAGAACGTGATCCTCGGCGCAGAGCCGGGACGTCACGGGACGATCGACTTCGACGGGGCGCGCGCGAAGCTCGCGCAACTGTCGGAGAACTACGGGCTCGACGTCGCCCCCGACGATCTCGTCGAATCCCTCGAGGTGGGCGAACGTCAACGGGTCGAGATCATCAAGGTCCTGTTCCGCGGCGCGAAGATCCTCATCCTCGACGAGCCCACAGCCGTTCTGGTCCCCCAGGAGGTCGAGGAGCTCTTCCGCAACATGCGGGAGCTCAAAGCCGACGACCACACCATCTTGTTCATCGACCACAAACTCGACGAGGTCCTCGAGATATCCGACTCCATCACGGTCATCCGGAGGGGGAAGACCGTCGGGACCGTGAAGCCCGGTGACGTCACCGCCGGGGATCTGGCCGAGATGATGGTCGGCTCCGAGCTCCCCTCCCCCCAGACCCGCGAGTCGACGGTCACCGATCAGGTCGTCTTGTCGGTGCATGACCTGACTGTTGCGAACGAGGACGGCCGCGCCGTCGTCCACGATGTCGAGATGACCATCCACGCGGGTGAGATCGTCGGCATCGCCGGTGTCGAGGGGAACGGCCAGGGCGAACTCGTCGATGCCCTTCTGGGCCTGCGCCCGGTCACCTCCGGGGTGATCGAGCTCGGCGGCGAGGACATGGCCGACTGGAACGTCCGGCGCCGTCGCGAAGCCGGGATCGGCTACATCCCCGAAGACCGCCACCGTCGGGGCCTTCTCCTCGAGGCGCCGCTGTGGGAGAACACGATGCTCGGGTACCAGGGCGCCGAGCCTTACGCCCGCCACGGCTTCTGGTTGGATCCGAAGGCCGCGCACGAGGCGACCGACGAGGTCATCGCCAGCTACGACGTGCGCACACCCGGTGCCGACGTCCCGGCCCATGCGCTCTCGGGTGGCAACCAGCAGAAGCTGATCATCGGCCGCGAGATGGTCCGCAAGCCCAAACTCCTGATCGCGGCACACCCGACCCGGGGCATCGATGTCGGAGCCCAGGCCACGGTGTGGGAGTTGCTCCGGGACGCCCGGGCCGAGGGACTGGCGACGCTGCTCGTCTCGGCGGACCTCGACGAGCTCATCGGGCTCTCGGACAGACTCCTGGTCATCCTGCGTGGGAGTCTCGTCGCCGAACTGGACCCGGACACGGTGACGCCGCGGGACCTCGGCGCTCACATGACCGGCGCGACCGTGGAGGGGGCGGCATGA
- a CDS encoding ABC transporter permease, with product MILRRIGYTAAAPAASLVIGFGIAAVILAVSGNNPWTAYSTMFEAATRLEVMVDIVNRATPLYIAGVAAAIGFRMNIFNIGVEGQYIVAGLLAAKTGAEIDLPAPLHLLVIILVAMASGAVWALIPAILAVTRNVHIVISTIMLNAIGVGFVVAYLLPRWDEPDASLNTETKTIPESGRFPELNRFVEWFTRDIGAGRSVLGFVIVAAIVGVLFHLYVNRTTAGYDLRASGMNPLAAEVSGAAESRMVIQAMVLSGAVAGLIGLPEILGVDYAYGLQFTKGLGFLGLGVALLGRNHPGGIMVAALIFAFLDSTGASLQFEAGAPPEIIAIMQGIIVLAAVIVYEVVRRRREADETRRAAIALAKKQGEPIPEGLGA from the coding sequence ATGATCCTGCGACGGATCGGCTACACCGCCGCGGCGCCGGCCGCGTCGCTCGTGATCGGCTTCGGGATCGCAGCGGTCATCCTCGCCGTCTCGGGCAACAACCCCTGGACCGCCTACTCGACGATGTTCGAGGCCGCCACGCGCCTCGAGGTCATGGTCGACATCGTCAACCGGGCCACGCCGCTGTACATCGCCGGGGTCGCCGCCGCCATCGGCTTCCGGATGAACATCTTCAACATCGGCGTCGAGGGCCAGTACATCGTCGCCGGGCTACTGGCTGCCAAGACCGGCGCCGAGATCGACCTTCCGGCTCCCCTCCATCTCCTCGTGATCATCCTCGTCGCAATGGCCTCGGGCGCCGTGTGGGCGCTCATCCCGGCGATCCTCGCCGTCACCCGCAACGTCCACATCGTGATCTCCACGATCATGTTGAACGCCATCGGCGTCGGCTTCGTCGTGGCCTACCTACTCCCGCGGTGGGACGAACCCGACGCGTCGCTCAACACCGAGACCAAGACCATCCCCGAGTCGGGTCGTTTCCCCGAGCTCAACAGGTTCGTCGAGTGGTTCACCCGTGACATCGGCGCAGGACGCAGTGTCCTCGGCTTCGTGATCGTCGCGGCGATCGTCGGCGTCCTCTTCCACCTCTACGTCAACCGGACCACCGCCGGGTACGACCTGAGGGCCTCGGGTATGAATCCGCTCGCCGCCGAGGTCAGTGGGGCCGCCGAATCCCGGATGGTCATCCAGGCGATGGTGCTGTCGGGCGCCGTCGCCGGCCTCATCGGCCTCCCCGAGATCCTGGGCGTCGACTACGCCTACGGACTCCAGTTCACGAAGGGCCTCGGCTTCCTCGGACTGGGCGTCGCACTGCTGGGACGCAACCACCCCGGCGGAATCATGGTCGCGGCGCTCATCTTCGCCTTTCTCGACTCGACCGGCGCGTCGCTGCAGTTCGAGGCAGGGGCGCCACCGGAGATCATCGCGATCATGCAGGGGATCATCGTTCTCGCCGCCGTCATCGTCTACGAGGTCGTGAGGCGTCGCCGGGAGGCGGACGAAACCCGTCGAGCGGCCATTGCACTCGCAAAGAAGCAGGGCGAGCCGATTCCCGAGGGGCTGGGAGCATGA